A stretch of Gemmatimonas aurantiaca T-27 DNA encodes these proteins:
- a CDS encoding type II toxin-antitoxin system HicA family toxin, translating into MRVRDALRLLTDDGWFLVRTRGSHQQSKHSDKARLVTVAGHPSDELAPGPAGMRSDGHDDS; encoded by the coding sequence ATGCGAGTACGGGATGCGCTTCGGCTGTTGACGGACGATGGGTGGTTTCTCGTGAGAACCCGGGGCAGCCACCAGCAGTCCAAGCATTCCGACAAGGCGAGGCTCGTGACCGTTGCAGGCCATCCGAGCGACGAGCTTGCGCCCGGACCTGCCGGGATGCGTAGCGACGGGCACGACGACTCCTGA